A genomic window from Terrisporobacter glycolicus ATCC 14880 = DSM 1288 includes:
- a CDS encoding MGDG synthase family glycosyltransferase codes for MNEIENKKTILILTAQFGAGHISAAKAIKEYIQEKDDNINILIENFISASVPRINKPMVKMYESNTKYVPGLYNYYYYIKKSFDAKYDISYKIYMPKLAEYIKSIDPDLIISTFPCAAACVNDFNTKHPHKEIPSITVITDVVDSLEWIFKTTDMYFVPSYEIKNRYVQKGLDPSIFRVTGVPVSKNFICNQKIRSDKLRLLLIGGGRGLFDFDESFMHWLDEYLNEYNDVLDVTIVTGSNKKLYDTLTIKKPLQNIDVRGFVTNMSDLLKNYDLMLTKSGGATLFEAISSNTPIIVKNPKVGQEIENAKFIRDKGIGILYDNDEDLKDLIKDLLNNKLDSRVEFMDENITYFKKSIHPNKIGDYVFELLK; via the coding sequence TTGAATGAAATAGAAAACAAAAAAACTATACTGATATTAACAGCTCAATTTGGTGCTGGGCATATTAGTGCAGCAAAGGCTATAAAAGAATATATTCAAGAAAAAGATGATAATATAAATATTTTAATAGAAAATTTTATTAGCGCAAGTGTTCCTCGTATAAATAAACCTATGGTAAAAATGTACGAAAGTAATACTAAGTATGTGCCTGGACTATACAATTATTACTATTATATAAAAAAATCTTTTGATGCTAAATACGATATATCATATAAAATATATATGCCAAAACTTGCTGAATACATAAAAAGTATTGATCCAGATTTAATTATTTCAACATTTCCATGTGCCGCAGCATGTGTAAATGATTTTAACACAAAACATCCACACAAAGAAATACCTTCTATAACTGTAATAACTGATGTAGTAGATAGCTTAGAATGGATATTTAAGACAACAGATATGTATTTTGTACCATCTTATGAAATAAAAAATAGATATGTACAAAAAGGATTAGATCCTAGTATTTTTAGAGTGACAGGCGTTCCTGTAAGTAAGAATTTCATTTGCAATCAAAAAATACGAAGTGATAAACTTAGACTACTTCTTATAGGTGGCGGTAGAGGTTTATTTGATTTTGATGAAAGTTTTATGCACTGGCTTGATGAGTACTTAAATGAATATAATGATGTACTTGATGTTACTATAGTCACTGGTAGCAATAAAAAACTTTATGATACTTTAACTATAAAAAAACCTCTTCAAAACATTGATGTTAGAGGATTTGTTACTAACATGTCTGATTTATTAAAAAATTATGATTTAATGTTAACTAAGTCTGGTGGTGCAACATTATTTGAAGCAATTAGCTCAAACACCCCAATAATAGTTAAAAATCCAAAGGTTGGCCAAGAAATAGAAAACGCTAAATTTATCAGAGATAAAGGAATAGGCATCTTATATGATAATGATGAAGATTTAAAAGATTTAATAAAGGATTTATTAAATAATAAATTGGATTCAAGAGTTGAATTTATGGATGAAAATATTACTTATTTCAAAAAAAGCATACATCCTAATAAAATAGGTGATTATGTTTTCGAACTTCTTAAATAA
- a CDS encoding glutamine synthetase: MKNFNDMLYYVNKNNYNDEEFKDLMSRHKNIRFVSLVGVDLGGNATDEKIPIEFFLEDVEGFLKSAIQTDGSSVELYDIATLNNAKVDLMPDINSKWYVDYNLEHIDENTNLPIGTLKIPAFLIHDNKKVCSRGILQKAERHFKKSLIELFKEYPHLINNIGIDSVDDIEDILLTAATELEFWVNTPEDKADLEKLAVSQSLKEQYWKRTHGIIRTCLEKSLIKLQNLGISPEMAHKEVGGIQSSISIEGKTNHAMEQLEVSWKFDSPLRAADNQLIVREVIEDIFTMNGLEVTFKAKPIYGVAGSGGHAHIGASVKLKNGKIQNLFAPKDMKEDYLNEIGYGALMGLLHNYEVLNPIVTCTNDGFERLVPGFEAPVCIVTSLGHTYEIPSRNRSVLVGLVRDAKNPKTLRFELRSPNPLSNAYLVIAGCYQTILDGIIATAKSKLTTKELEKEISKNLGEESFYLDKNRMYRDENDVFEHYNEEERRIRFGEPPATVYENMQNFKKYEEKLKSLKNGNVFSDSIINSFRTGAIDKWKKELRFRIIHDHMDRLRSYVKLHTKENMDALDEVNWNAITELKTKVMKDTLTSKCLFTNIIEAIENKDYETVSNLQKELSDDMKMLQSLYVDYAKNIF, translated from the coding sequence ATGAAAAACTTTAATGACATGCTATACTATGTTAATAAAAATAATTATAATGACGAAGAATTTAAAGATTTAATGTCAAGACATAAAAATATAAGATTTGTATCTTTAGTGGGAGTAGATTTAGGAGGAAACGCAACAGATGAAAAAATTCCTATAGAGTTTTTCTTAGAAGATGTGGAAGGATTTTTAAAGTCAGCAATACAAACAGATGGATCTTCTGTTGAATTATATGATATAGCAACTCTAAATAATGCAAAGGTAGATTTAATGCCAGATATTAATTCAAAATGGTATGTTGACTATAATTTAGAACATATAGATGAAAATACTAATTTGCCAATAGGAACACTGAAAATTCCAGCATTTTTAATTCATGATAATAAAAAAGTTTGCTCGAGAGGTATATTACAAAAAGCTGAAAGACATTTTAAAAAATCTTTGATTGAATTATTTAAGGAATATCCTCATTTAATAAATAACATAGGAATAGACAGTGTAGATGATATAGAAGATATACTTTTGACAGCAGCTACGGAATTAGAATTTTGGGTAAACACTCCAGAAGATAAGGCCGATTTAGAAAAATTAGCAGTATCTCAAAGCTTAAAAGAGCAATATTGGAAAAGAACTCATGGAATAATAAGAACGTGCCTAGAAAAATCATTAATTAAATTACAAAACTTAGGAATAAGTCCAGAAATGGCTCATAAGGAAGTTGGAGGAATACAAAGCTCTATAAGTATAGAAGGTAAAACAAATCATGCTATGGAACAATTAGAAGTGTCTTGGAAGTTTGATTCACCACTTAGAGCGGCTGATAATCAATTAATAGTAAGAGAAGTAATAGAAGATATATTTACAATGAACGGTCTAGAAGTAACCTTTAAGGCTAAACCTATATATGGTGTAGCAGGTAGTGGAGGTCATGCTCATATAGGTGCAAGTGTAAAATTAAAAAATGGAAAAATTCAAAACTTATTTGCTCCAAAAGATATGAAAGAAGACTATTTAAATGAAATAGGATATGGAGCTTTAATGGGATTACTTCACAACTATGAAGTTTTAAACCCAATAGTAACTTGTACAAATGACGGATTTGAAAGATTAGTACCAGGCTTTGAAGCACCTGTTTGTATAGTAACATCTCTTGGTCATACCTATGAAATACCATCAAGAAATAGATCAGTACTTGTTGGACTTGTAAGAGATGCTAAAAATCCTAAAACTTTAAGATTTGAACTTAGATCACCAAATCCTCTTTCTAATGCTTATTTAGTTATAGCAGGTTGCTATCAAACTATATTAGACGGAATTATAGCTACTGCAAAAAGCAAGCTAACAACTAAAGAATTAGAAAAAGAAATATCTAAAAACCTAGGAGAAGAAAGCTTCTATTTAGATAAAAATAGAATGTATAGAGATGAAAATGATGTGTTCGAACACTACAATGAAGAAGAAAGAAGAATAAGATTTGGTGAACCACCTGCAACAGTATATGAAAATATGCAAAACTTTAAAAAGTATGAAGAAAAACTTAAATCATTAAAAAATGGAAATGTTTTTAGTGACAGTATAATTAACTCATTTAGAACAGGTGCCATTGATAAATGGAAAAAAGAGTTAAGATTTAGAATTATTCATGATCATATGGATAGATTAAGAAGTTATGTAAAATTACATACAAAAGAGAATATGGATGCTTTAGATGAAGTAAATTGGAATGCAATTACAGAGTTAAAAACAAAAGTAATGAAAGATACATTAACAAGTAAATGTTTATTTACAAATATTATAGAAGCTATAGAAAATAAAGATTATGAGACTGTGTCAAACCTTCAAAAAGAGCTTAGCGATGATATGAAAATGCTTCAATCTTTATATGTAGATTATGCCAAAAATATATTTTAA
- a CDS encoding YlbF family regulator, giving the protein MDINQKAKELAYYIKGTREFKTMNRCKEELERNKSLKRHLDAYLNKKNQIYSRYKMDDANKKVSKLDKEYINFFNDPLVTNYMNSTNEFNSMMKKIYSSIENELLK; this is encoded by the coding sequence ATGGATATAAATCAAAAAGCTAAAGAACTTGCTTATTATATTAAAGGTACTAGAGAGTTTAAAACAATGAATAGATGTAAAGAGGAACTTGAAAGAAATAAGTCTTTAAAAAGACATCTAGATGCATATTTAAATAAAAAAAATCAAATTTACTCTAGATATAAGATGGATGATGCAAATAAAAAAGTTTCCAAACTTGATAAAGAATATATTAATTTTTTCAACGATCCTCTTGTAACAAATTACATGAATAGTACTAATGAATTTAATTCAATGATGAAAAAAATTTATTCATCAATAGAAAATGAGCTCTTAAAATAA
- a CDS encoding aminotransferase class III-fold pyridoxal phosphate-dependent enzyme, which translates to MNLTNKDICEREKKVLSSIQKLPYCPIAIKSGKGALLYDYDENEYIDFLSSASSANIGHGNEEITQAVKNQMDKITQYTIAYFTCEPPVILAEKIINLAPGNSNKKVLYSTNGSESIDAAIKLSKGYTGRNKIISFHGAYHGSTYGSLSISAISLNMRKKIGSLLPDIYHFNYPICIKCPYSKNESECNLECLKEIKNAFQMYLPADEVAAVFFEPIAGDSGIIVPPKKYVENLYKLCKENNILFVVDEIQQSLGRCGYWFSIDHFNIEPDLIVMGKSCGGGLPLGIVVGKSEIMECLNAPAHAFTLSGNATVCAAALKMVEIFERDNIIEQTKEKGSYLMNKLNYLKDKYPNIIMDIRGLGLSIGVDLPDKLATKKICYQCIKNGLLLISLGENTLRIQPPLIITKTQIDKSIEILENSINYFIKGEISDDAYIFINGW; encoded by the coding sequence ATGAATCTTACTAATAAAGATATTTGTGAGAGAGAAAAAAAAGTTTTATCTAGTATCCAAAAACTACCTTATTGTCCCATAGCTATAAAAAGCGGAAAAGGAGCTTTACTTTATGACTATGATGAAAATGAATATATAGACTTTCTATCAAGTGCTTCTTCTGCTAACATAGGCCATGGTAATGAAGAAATTACCCAAGCTGTAAAAAATCAGATGGACAAAATCACACAATATACGATTGCTTATTTCACTTGTGAGCCACCAGTAATTCTTGCAGAAAAAATAATAAATTTAGCTCCTGGTAATAGCAATAAAAAGGTTCTTTATAGTACTAATGGTTCAGAGTCTATAGATGCTGCCATAAAACTATCAAAAGGATATACTGGTAGAAATAAAATAATATCATTTCATGGAGCTTATCATGGAAGTACTTATGGATCCCTTTCAATTTCTGCAATAAGCTTAAATATGCGAAAAAAAATAGGCTCTCTTTTGCCTGACATTTATCATTTTAATTATCCTATATGCATCAAATGTCCCTATAGTAAAAATGAATCTGAATGCAACCTAGAGTGTTTGAAAGAAATAAAGAATGCTTTTCAAATGTATTTACCTGCTGATGAAGTAGCTGCAGTATTTTTCGAACCTATTGCTGGTGATTCTGGCATTATAGTTCCACCAAAAAAATATGTAGAAAATTTATATAAATTATGTAAAGAGAATAATATACTATTTGTTGTTGATGAGATTCAGCAAAGTTTAGGCAGATGTGGTTATTGGTTTTCTATCGATCATTTCAATATTGAACCTGACTTAATTGTTATGGGCAAATCTTGTGGTGGAGGTTTACCTTTAGGAATAGTAGTTGGTAAAAGTGAAATTATGGAATGTTTAAATGCTCCTGCTCATGCCTTTACTCTTTCTGGAAATGCTACAGTGTGTGCTGCAGCCTTAAAAATGGTCGAAATATTTGAACGAGATAATATTATTGAACAAACTAAAGAAAAAGGTTCTTATTTAATGAATAAATTAAATTACTTAAAAGATAAGTATCCTAATATAATAATGGATATACGTGGTTTAGGCTTATCTATAGGTGTTGACTTACCCGACAAACTTGCCACAAAGAAAATATGCTATCAATGCATCAAAAATGGTCTACTACTTATATCATTAGGCGAAAACACACTTAGAATTCAACCACCTTTAATTATTACTAAAACACAAATAGACAAATCTATTGAAATATTAGAAAATTCTATCAATTATTTTATAAAAGGAGAAATCAGCGATGATGCTTATATTTTTATAAATGGATGGTAA
- a CDS encoding DUF4097 family beta strand repeat-containing protein codes for MMNKKLSIFAIVLIIVGLIGTIWSGFFSMPYFISKLQDFDEQVNMENTIYEKSIDLDEININTNYVNTKIVKSNTDKVVVKSRGLYENMDIQVRDNDKTLSVKELDKNLSMNKIKSVDDFTSKLLENVFSNHMNMIIIYVPKDVNLKVISKSGSLIIESDIFLNEFSFDTYSGSLSLSNEVKNLNKLSISSQNYVSLQLGEILGIKEVNIYSNDVYIESDKYNLEDIERYLPNKVTIKCNNLGNNNINIESNLPISQNLSIDAYKSEVNMNLPLDRYKFKFDVKAYENIDLNEFLQKDYDKEKDYDLKEFKKTINKNLENEYKVNIQATNVYFN; via the coding sequence ATGATGAATAAAAAACTATCAATATTTGCTATAGTTTTAATTATAGTAGGATTAATTGGAACTATTTGGTCAGGTTTTTTCTCTATGCCTTATTTTATAAGTAAATTACAAGATTTTGATGAACAAGTTAATATGGAAAATACAATATACGAAAAAAGTATAGATTTAGATGAGATAAATATAAATACTAATTATGTTAATACAAAAATTGTAAAAAGTAATACAGATAAGGTAGTAGTTAAATCTAGAGGGCTTTATGAAAATATGGATATACAGGTTAGAGATAATGATAAAACACTATCAGTTAAGGAATTAGATAAGAATTTATCTATGAATAAAATTAAAAGTGTAGATGATTTTACTTCTAAACTTCTAGAAAATGTATTTTCTAACCATATGAACATGATAATAATATATGTTCCCAAAGATGTAAATTTAAAAGTTATAAGTAAAAGTGGATCATTAATTATAGAAAGTGATATATTTTTAAATGAATTTTCATTTGACACATATAGCGGATCGTTATCACTATCTAATGAAGTTAAAAATTTAAATAAATTAAGTATAAGCTCACAAAACTATGTATCACTTCAGCTAGGAGAAATATTAGGCATAAAAGAAGTAAATATTTATAGCAACGATGTTTATATAGAAAGTGACAAATATAACTTAGAAGACATTGAAAGATATTTACCTAATAAAGTTACTATAAAATGTAACAACTTAGGCAACAATAATATTAATATAGAGTCAAATTTACCAATAAGTCAAAATCTTAGTATAGATGCATATAAGTCAGAGGTTAATATGAACCTTCCTCTTGATAGATATAAATTTAAATTTGATGTAAAAGCTTATGAAAATATTGATTTGAATGAATTTTTACAAAAAGATTATGATAAAGAAAAAGATTATGATTTAAAAGAATTCAAAAAAACTATAAATAAAAATTTAGAAAATGAGTATAAAGTAAATATTCAAGCAACAAATGTATATTTCAATTAA
- a CDS encoding M23 family metallopeptidase, with protein MNKYLKVLIANTLLFVSLIYSFQGDISYGQSNNMDMLISITKQEEDLNNKIKDLDCILKNENQNIILSNDMEGSLLERKINIDILKYSQIKFLKMFFERQLMNCEKSESLLIKEIKKEKEETLKNSNAIYIKGEWPLENYRYISSGYGYRIHPITKKINFHNGIDIPAPKNTSVLASDDGIVNFAGYKNGYGYVVEIEHFDNKKTLYAHNDSIAVKEGQIVKRGEAIAKVGSTGNSTGNHVHFEVRINDKRINPLYGIGNNYK; from the coding sequence ATGAATAAATATTTAAAGGTATTGATTGCTAATACCCTTTTATTTGTAAGTTTAATATATAGCTTTCAAGGTGATATTTCCTATGGTCAAAGCAATAACATGGATATGTTAATATCAATAACAAAACAAGAAGAGGATTTAAATAATAAAATAAAAGATTTAGACTGTATATTAAAAAATGAAAATCAAAATATAATTTTAAGTAATGATATGGAAGGTAGTTTGTTGGAAAGAAAAATTAATATAGATATTTTAAAATATAGTCAAATTAAATTTTTAAAAATGTTTTTCGAGAGACAATTAATGAATTGTGAAAAAAGTGAAAGTTTATTAATAAAAGAAATTAAAAAAGAAAAAGAAGAAACTTTGAAAAATAGCAATGCTATTTACATAAAAGGAGAATGGCCCTTAGAAAATTACAGATATATTAGTTCTGGATATGGATATAGAATACATCCAATAACAAAAAAAATAAATTTTCACAATGGGATCGATATTCCTGCGCCCAAAAATACTTCTGTGCTTGCAAGTGATGATGGTATTGTAAATTTTGCAGGTTATAAAAATGGATATGGATATGTAGTAGAAATAGAACATTTTGACAATAAAAAAACATTATATGCACACAATGATAGTATAGCAGTGAAAGAAGGGCAAATCGTTAAAAGAGGAGAAGCTATTGCTAAGGTAGGATCAACAGGAAATTCAACGGGAAATCATGTTCACTTTGAGGTTAGAATTAATGACAAGAGAATAAATCCACTATATGGAATAGGTAATAATTATAAATAA
- a CDS encoding calcium-translocating P-type ATPase, PMCA-type has translation MREYLTDYKEILNSLGSSSEGISEEESKVRLKENGLNKLEEGKKTPIIVKFLKELTNPMTIILIVAAIISGITAAYANESFTDVFIIFAVVIINGILGVYQENKSEKAIEALQNMTASTCKVIRNNKQLIIKSEEVVPGDIILLEAGDAIPADGRIIESASLKIEEAALTGESVAVTKHNYTLSLSSSEKDISLGDRKNMVYMGSSVVYGRGKAIITATGMNTEMGKIANVLSNTKESQTPLQVKLSQLSKTLSFLVIGICIFIFLFTLGKSYPNLSGEVFIDTFMVAVSLAVAAIPEGLATVVTIVLAIGVTNMSKKSAIIRKLTAVETLGCAQIICSDKTGTLTQNKMTIVKYYGYNEKLLAKSMALCSDAVLDEDSKKAIGEPTECALVNYAYKLGLNKNDLVKTEVRLKELPFDSNRKMMTTIHKNKENYVQYTKGAPDVILKRCNKILIDNKIEDLSEEIRNKIIKENKDMADKALRVLCSAIRYYEEVPKEITSEALENNLIFVGLTGMIDPVREEVVDAIKECNSAGIRPIMITGDHKDTAVAIAIELGIITGSSEAITGAMLNEISDEEFEKDIEKYSVYARVQPEHKVRIVNTWKKKGKISAMTGDGVNDAPAIKSADIGVGMGITGTDVTKNVSDMVLADDNFATIVHAVEEGRRIYDNIRKSIQFLLSSNLSEVVAIFFATLVGFVILKPVHLLWINLITDCFPALALGTEKAEKDIMKRSPRNSKESIFAGGVSIDIIWQGFMIAIITIVAYVVGHYMESGVWEFVNSADGMTMAFLTMSMSEIFHSFNLRSRRNSVFTIKSQNKFLWGAMILSLLLTLAVIYIPFLSNAFGLESISIIEYSVSILISFTVIPIVEIVKLFQRKYESK, from the coding sequence ATGAGAGAATACTTGACTGATTACAAAGAAATATTAAATTCATTAGGATCTAGTTCTGAAGGAATAAGCGAAGAAGAAAGTAAAGTAAGATTAAAGGAAAATGGATTAAATAAACTTGAAGAAGGTAAAAAGACACCAATAATTGTAAAATTTTTAAAAGAATTAACTAATCCAATGACAATTATACTTATTGTAGCTGCCATAATATCAGGTATAACAGCAGCTTATGCTAATGAATCTTTTACAGATGTTTTTATAATATTTGCAGTAGTAATAATAAATGGCATACTTGGAGTATATCAAGAAAATAAATCGGAAAAAGCTATAGAAGCTTTGCAAAATATGACTGCATCAACATGTAAAGTAATAAGAAATAATAAACAATTAATAATTAAAAGTGAAGAAGTTGTTCCGGGAGATATAATTTTATTAGAAGCGGGAGATGCAATTCCAGCGGATGGAAGAATTATAGAAAGTGCTAGTTTGAAAATTGAAGAAGCTGCACTAACAGGAGAATCTGTAGCAGTTACAAAACATAATTACACATTGTCACTATCATCTAGTGAAAAAGATATATCTCTAGGTGATAGGAAAAATATGGTGTACATGGGAAGTTCAGTTGTTTATGGTCGCGGTAAAGCTATAATAACAGCCACAGGAATGAATACAGAAATGGGAAAAATAGCTAATGTACTCTCTAATACAAAAGAAAGTCAAACTCCTTTACAAGTTAAACTAAGTCAACTTAGCAAAACCCTTAGTTTTTTAGTTATAGGAATATGTATTTTTATATTTTTGTTCACCCTTGGAAAATCTTATCCTAATTTAAGCGGCGAAGTATTTATAGATACATTTATGGTTGCTGTAAGTTTGGCAGTAGCAGCTATACCAGAAGGTTTAGCTACAGTTGTTACAATAGTTTTAGCTATTGGGGTTACAAATATGTCTAAGAAAAGTGCTATTATAAGAAAATTAACTGCAGTAGAAACTTTAGGATGTGCTCAAATTATTTGTTCAGACAAAACAGGAACTTTAACACAAAATAAGATGACTATTGTTAAATATTATGGATATAATGAAAAACTTTTAGCTAAATCCATGGCACTTTGTAGTGATGCCGTATTAGATGAAGACAGTAAAAAAGCTATAGGAGAGCCTACAGAATGTGCTTTAGTCAATTATGCATACAAATTAGGGTTAAATAAAAATGATTTAGTAAAAACTGAAGTTCGTCTTAAGGAACTACCTTTTGATTCAAACAGAAAAATGATGACTACTATTCATAAAAATAAAGAGAATTATGTTCAATACACAAAAGGAGCTCCTGATGTAATATTAAAACGTTGTAACAAGATATTAATAGATAATAAAATAGAAGACTTAAGTGAAGAAATTAGAAATAAAATAATTAAAGAAAATAAAGATATGGCTGATAAAGCCCTTCGAGTTTTATGCTCTGCTATAAGATATTATGAAGAGGTACCAAAAGAGATTACAAGTGAAGCATTAGAAAATAATCTTATATTTGTAGGTCTTACAGGAATGATAGATCCAGTAAGAGAAGAAGTAGTAGATGCTATAAAAGAATGCAATAGTGCAGGAATTAGACCTATTATGATTACAGGAGATCATAAAGACACAGCAGTTGCCATAGCCATTGAACTAGGAATAATAACAGGTAGTAGTGAAGCTATAACAGGTGCAATGCTTAATGAAATTAGTGATGAAGAGTTTGAAAAGGATATAGAAAAATACTCAGTATATGCTAGAGTTCAGCCAGAACATAAAGTTAGAATAGTAAACACATGGAAGAAAAAAGGAAAAATTTCTGCTATGACAGGAGATGGAGTAAATGATGCTCCAGCCATAAAAAGTGCTGATATAGGTGTGGGTATGGGTATAACTGGAACAGATGTTACAAAAAACGTATCAGATATGGTTCTTGCTGATGATAATTTTGCTACAATAGTTCATGCAGTAGAAGAAGGTAGAAGAATTTATGATAATATTAGGAAATCTATACAGTTTTTATTATCATCCAACTTAAGTGAAGTTGTAGCTATTTTCTTTGCCACTTTAGTAGGGTTTGTTATTTTAAAACCTGTTCATTTATTATGGATCAACTTAATTACTGATTGTTTTCCAGCTTTAGCTCTTGGAACAGAAAAAGCAGAAAAGGATATAATGAAAAGATCACCTAGAAATTCAAAAGAAAGCATATTTGCTGGTGGAGTAAGTATTGATATAATATGGCAAGGATTTATGATAGCCATAATAACTATAGTGGCATATGTAGTTGGTCACTATATGGAGAGCGGAGTATGGGAGTTTGTAAATAGCGCTGATGGAATGACAATGGCATTTTTAACTATGTCTATGTCAGAAATATTCCACTCATTTAACCTTAGATCTAGAAGAAATTCTGTATTTACTATAAAATCTCAAAATAAATTTTTATGGGGTGCGATGATATTATCACTTTTACTTACTCTTGCAGTAATTTATATACCATTCTTGTCAAATGCTTTTGGCTTGGAAAGCATATCAATTATAGAATATAGTGTATCTATTTTAATATCATTTACAGTAATACCTATAGTAGAAATAGTTAAGCTTTTTCAACGAAAATATGAATCAAAATAA
- a CDS encoding PadR family transcriptional regulator, with protein sequence MNTQFRKGVLEICVLALINKKDMYGYEIVQNISKVINVNEGTIYPILRRLTKDEFFEAYILESSEGPARKYYKITNAGKTYLSKMINEWNDFVSAVSLILNDEGGIGCE encoded by the coding sequence ATGAATACCCAGTTTAGAAAAGGCGTGCTGGAAATATGTGTCCTGGCTCTAATAAACAAGAAGGATATGTATGGATATGAAATTGTACAAAATATATCAAAAGTTATTAATGTTAATGAAGGTACTATATATCCTATATTAAGAAGATTAACAAAAGATGAATTTTTTGAGGCATATATACTAGAATCAAGTGAGGGACCAGCTAGGAAATATTACAAGATAACAAATGCTGGTAAAACTTATTTAAGCAAAATGATTAATGAATGGAATGATTTTGTAAGCGCAGTAAGTTTGATTTTAAATGATGAAGGAGGCATAGGCTGTGAATAG
- a CDS encoding DUF1700 domain-containing protein: MNRKEFLDILRDYLKKDFSEDEISDIIRDYEEYFVNGEIEGKSDLDTIAALGSPKSIARDLIKQIKDDESKSNKKDKIEDVFIKYKRKMKESCFRCKDFLDEKLTPSLNNEKSLSSKGVRVVLTLLSLVLIVPAFMIICFMAFIAGMLSLSLITFFIAIPLMISFSWSAPQIAFFFIFLSIAFIGFQIIAWQIFIFIVKYMKKTYKTYNNWIKTRKIYINANEPIGNINKEEYEGGKDDE; the protein is encoded by the coding sequence GTGAATAGAAAAGAATTTTTAGATATTTTAAGAGATTACTTAAAAAAAGATTTCTCAGAAGATGAAATAAGTGACATAATAAGAGATTATGAAGAGTATTTTGTAAATGGCGAAATAGAAGGAAAAAGTGATTTGGACACTATTGCAGCTCTTGGTTCTCCAAAATCAATAGCTAGAGACTTAATTAAACAAATTAAAGATGATGAAAGCAAAAGTAACAAAAAAGATAAAATAGAAGATGTATTTATTAAATATAAAAGAAAAATGAAAGAAAGTTGTTTTAGATGTAAAGATTTTTTGGATGAAAAATTGACACCTAGCTTAAATAATGAAAAGTCATTATCAAGTAAAGGAGTAAGAGTAGTTTTAACTTTATTATCTTTAGTATTAATTGTGCCAGCTTTTATGATTATATGTTTTATGGCATTTATAGCAGGTATGTTATCTTTATCTTTAATTACTTTTTTTATAGCAATACCACTAATGATAAGTTTTTCTTGGTCTGCGCCACAAATAGCATTTTTCTTTATTTTTTTATCAATAGCATTTATAGGATTTCAGATTATCGCATGGCAAATATTCATATTTATAGTTAAATATATGAAGAAAACTTATAAAACATATAACAATTGGATTAAAACAAGAAAAATATATATTAATGCAAATGAGCCAATAGGAAATATAAATAAGGAAGAATACGAAGGAGGCAAAGATGATGAATAA